GATATCCTTGCAGACGGCGGGATCCCTGCGGCTGAAAAGATAGGTAAAAATTCTTTTAACTATCTTGTTCAGGTCAAAGGTATGAACAATTTACATTCAGACGAAAGGGCGACTCCTGCATTAGCTTTAAACATTGCTACGGCCTCCAGAGGTTCTGACCACTTGAGGAGCAGGCCTGCCATTGATCTCTACCATCTCCCGCAGGATGTTATGAGAAGGATTTACAGCAGCCCTGTTCCATACGATGGGCCGTTGAGCTCCGACCAAAGGGAATATATTGGAAAGCCATGGCAGGTTTTTTGGCATGAGAACTGCTACATGGCAGTGGATTGCCTTGGCATATGCAAGTATCACACAGTATTTCTGGGAGCTACCCTTCCCAATTTTGAGGATTGGCCCAAGGCGATCTATTACAACACCGGGCTTGAAATGACCCCGAAGGAGATCTGGGATGTTGCTGAGAGATGCAACAATTTAGAGAGGCTCTTTAACCTCAGAGAAGGTCTGTCAAGAGATGACCCCAAAAAAGGTGACACACTGAGTCATCGCTATTTTGATGAACCCTGCAGGCGCGGGGCCCCCGATGTCATAGGCGCCACAATAGACAGAAAAAAATTTAAGGAAATGATCGATGAATTCTATGAGTACCATGGATGGGACAAAAACGGCGTTCCAACACCCGAGACTTTTAAAAGGCTCGGCCTGGACAACGAACCGTCCCACCTGCTTTAAACTATTCTCAGAGGAGGAAATCAATGGAGAAAGTCCTGATGATAGACTATCAAAAGTGCACTGGGTGCCGTCTATGCGAGCTTGTGTGCTCGGTAAAGCATGACATGGTCTCTAACCCTGCCAGAAGTCGCATAAAGGTAATAAAGTGGGAATCCGAAGGCCTGTATGTCCCCGTATCATGTCAACAATGTGAGGATGCGCCCTGCATGAACATTTGTCCTGTAAAGGCCGTCTTCCGTGATAAAGATACCGGTGCAGTAATGGTTAATTACAGTGTATGCATCGGTTGTCGTTCATGCATAGCTGTTTGTCCATTCGGGGCTATGAACTTCAATCCCTTGGATAAAAAGGTTTTCAAGTGTGACCTTTGCAGCGGCGATCCACAGTGTGTCAGGTTCTGTAATGTGAAGGCAGTAGATTATGTTGATGCTACAAAAGAGAGCTCGATAAAAAAGAGAGATGCTGCATTGAAAATATCACAAGCAGGAAAGCTTGGCGCAACTATACAATACGAGGGTTGACAGACACTTTTATACTTAAGACAATATAAAAACCCCTCTGCTATAACAGGAGGGGTTTTTATATCATCCTCCTGATAAAAAAACCAGAACCGCCATTGAATCACCGTCTTTTACCGGATACGCCAACTCGTTTGTACCTATACCATGTCCGTTAACAAGAACTTCCACATACCCTTTTAACGCACCGTTTTTGCCAAACATTTTCTTTTCCATGGCAGGATATCGTTTTAATATTGACTTTATACATTCACCGACAGTGTTCCCATCAACTTCTAACTGGAGTTCAATGCCGTCATTAAGGAAAGGATGAAGTGTTGCCTTTATGCTCATATATTACCTCCACTGCAAATTGGACAATTTTTCTTCTTTTCTATTTTTATCATCATAAATTCCATAGTTTCTCCGTTCACAAAAAGCTTTCTCCCTGTCAGGAGTTCTCCGAACCCCGAGAGGAGCTTTATTGCCTCCATTGTCTGTAAGGATGCAATTAAAGCGGGGATTGCTCCAAAGATAGGAAATGTTCTCTCCCGGGGAGCCCAATCCTCCTACCCCGGCTATTAAAACGTGGGTTTTTTTCAGCCTAATTTGTCCTTCTTCCCCGAAGTCAGGATAGATAATCTGCCTGCTATACCTTGTATAGTCTACTTCTATTAATGATAGGGGAGAAACAATCCTTTTTTTCATTTATGGGATTATTATTCATATTTACAATTGATTTTTTCTATCCAGAGATTCATAGGTACCGATAATTGGGTTATATATTAGCATTTCTCTCTATGATATTCAACATTGTCCTGTTTAATCTGATTATATTTCAATCACAATTAATATATAATATCTTTGCTTGAAGGAAAGAAGGTAGTGTCCAATTACCTCATCATAGACCAGTCATCAATACTGAGATATGTCTTTTACCCTCGGAATGACTATGCAGTATGCCCAAAAAATGCTTTTGATATATCCGTAACAGTTGAAGATAATGTCTCCATTTTGTGCCGTGCTTATAAAGGAGAAGACAGGTTGCCATGGATTTTATATTTCCATGGCAACGGTGAAGTGGTGAGTGACTATGATGAAATTGCACCCTTTTATACTGAGCGAGGACTCAATCTGGTTGTAGCGGATTACCGTGGTTACGGCATGAGTGAAGGGATTCCAACCCTCACAAACATTGTCAGGGATGCCCATACGATATTTAAAGGAATAAAAAAAGAGCTCACTAATAGGGGTTATAGAG
This genomic interval from Pseudomonadota bacterium contains the following:
- a CDS encoding 4Fe-4S dicluster domain-containing protein; translation: MEKVLMIDYQKCTGCRLCELVCSVKHDMVSNPARSRIKVIKWESEGLYVPVSCQQCEDAPCMNICPVKAVFRDKDTGAVMVNYSVCIGCRSCIAVCPFGAMNFNPLDKKVFKCDLCSGDPQCVRFCNVKAVDYVDATKESSIKKRDAALKISQAGKLGATIQYEG
- a CDS encoding MoaD/ThiS family protein, with product MSIKATLHPFLNDGIELQLEVDGNTVGECIKSILKRYPAMEKKMFGKNGALKGYVEVLVNGHGIGTNELAYPVKDGDSMAVLVFLSGG